A single region of the Sphingobium sp. EP60837 genome encodes:
- a CDS encoding hemerythrin domain-containing protein, which translates to MDLELLQSQHDAVDVLAERLLLAVTDESNPQPLGTLRWQFARQLMAHLALEDKIFYPSMQRQAHSSLRDTAARLQVEMEPLALSFSHYMARWSDDRIAREWRDFCRETRHMIEAITHRMRKEERLLMPLIVEAGLEPPQARRVG; encoded by the coding sequence ATGGACCTTGAGCTATTACAGAGTCAGCATGACGCAGTCGATGTACTGGCTGAACGGCTCCTCCTGGCGGTTACGGACGAAAGCAATCCGCAACCTCTAGGCACTTTGCGCTGGCAATTCGCTCGCCAGCTTATGGCGCATCTCGCGCTTGAAGATAAGATCTTCTATCCGTCGATGCAGCGGCAGGCCCACAGTTCACTGCGTGATACTGCAGCAAGATTGCAGGTCGAAATGGAGCCTTTGGCGCTATCATTCTCGCATTATATGGCGCGGTGGAGCGACGACCGGATTGCCCGCGAATGGCGCGACTTTTGCCGTGAAACCCGCCACATGATCGAGGCGATAACCCATCGCATGCGGAAAGAAGAGCGGCTGCTGATGCCTCTCATCGTTGAAGCTGGACTAGAGCCGCCCCAAGCTAGACGCGTGGGCTGA
- a CDS encoding N-acetylmuramoyl-L-alanine amidase: protein MSDIPMIDTPSPNFDDRKLPISMLVLHYTGMPDAQSAIHWLASPESKVSAHYVVTEEGEIVRMVDEAKRAWHAGRSHWRGIDDVNSASIGIEIVNPGHEWGYRGFPDAQIGSLIPLMHEIVQRHGITRGNIVGHSDVAPARKQDPGELFPWGQLSRLRLALPRPTKNLMDPLWSDSAFMLALERFGYDIAEPEAAVVAFQRRFRPELIDGVIDGECRAILLALLLPKPRGDD, encoded by the coding sequence ATGAGCGACATTCCGATGATCGACACGCCGTCGCCTAATTTCGACGATCGCAAGCTGCCCATATCCATGCTGGTGCTGCACTATACCGGCATGCCGGACGCGCAGAGCGCAATACACTGGCTGGCGAGCCCGGAATCCAAGGTGTCCGCTCATTATGTCGTTACGGAAGAGGGCGAAATCGTCCGCATGGTCGATGAAGCCAAGCGCGCCTGGCATGCGGGCCGGTCGCACTGGCGCGGTATCGATGACGTAAATTCGGCGAGCATCGGGATCGAGATCGTCAATCCCGGCCATGAATGGGGATATCGGGGATTCCCCGACGCGCAGATCGGATCGCTGATCCCGCTGATGCATGAGATTGTGCAGCGCCATGGCATCACGCGCGGCAATATCGTGGGCCACAGCGATGTCGCTCCTGCCCGCAAGCAAGACCCGGGCGAGCTTTTCCCGTGGGGACAGCTTTCCCGGCTGCGGTTGGCGCTGCCTCGTCCGACCAAGAATCTCATGGATCCGCTTTGGAGCGACAGCGCCTTCATGCTGGCGCTCGAACGCTTCGGCTATGACATTGCGGAGCCCGAAGCGGCTGTCGTGGCCTTCCAGCGACGCTTCCGCCCCGAACTGATCGATGGAGTCATCGACGGGGAGTGCCGAGCCATCCTGCTGGCCCTGCTGCTACCCAAGCCGAGGGGGGATGACTGA
- a CDS encoding CheR family methyltransferase: protein MTLSTESSSRGAARIFSALLEARTGQILSESRAWRMETALKPVIRANGLADMDDLAARLLSNRDSALEDQVVNALLNNESSFFRDLQIFDMIHRQVLPAIHADRRDRVLRVWSAGCSTGQEVYSLAIQLRNDMARWRGWRIEILATDISTAAIEQARNGIFSQMDVQRGLAVGDLIKWFEPVGENWRASPELRRTIDFRTDNLFDAKAPSGEYDLLLCRNVLLYFTQERRQHVFRLLTRHSHEQSVLLLGAGETVIGHSDDFIPHPDFRGAYARRQERSCSEALRRAI from the coding sequence TTGACCCTTTCGACTGAATCATCCTCTCGCGGCGCGGCTCGCATCTTTTCCGCGTTGCTGGAGGCGCGTACCGGCCAAATCCTGTCCGAAAGCCGGGCGTGGCGCATGGAGACTGCGCTGAAGCCCGTGATACGCGCCAACGGCCTTGCCGATATGGACGATCTGGCGGCGCGCCTGCTGAGTAATCGCGACTCCGCCTTGGAGGACCAGGTGGTCAATGCGCTGCTCAACAATGAAAGCAGCTTTTTCCGCGATCTCCAGATCTTCGACATGATCCATCGCCAAGTTTTGCCTGCGATTCATGCGGATCGGCGCGACAGGGTATTGCGGGTTTGGAGTGCCGGCTGTTCCACCGGTCAGGAAGTCTATTCTCTGGCGATCCAGCTGCGCAACGACATGGCGCGGTGGCGCGGCTGGCGTATCGAAATTCTGGCGACCGACATTTCGACCGCAGCCATAGAGCAGGCCCGTAACGGCATCTTTTCCCAAATGGACGTGCAGCGTGGGCTGGCGGTGGGCGACCTCATCAAATGGTTCGAGCCGGTCGGAGAGAATTGGCGCGCCAGTCCGGAGTTGCGCCGGACGATCGATTTTCGGACCGACAATCTGTTCGATGCCAAGGCTCCGTCAGGCGAATATGATCTACTGCTTTGCCGCAACGTGCTCCTTTATTTCACGCAGGAGCGTCGGCAGCATGTGTTCCGGCTGCTGACTCGTCACAGCCATGAACAATCTGTCCTTCTGCTGGGAGCAGGGGAGACAGTAATCGGCCACAGCGACGATTTCATACCCCATCCCGACTTCCGCGGCGCATATGCCCGCCGTCAGGAGCGGAGCTGTAGCGAGGCCCTCCGCCGCGCAATCTGA
- a CDS encoding chemotaxis protein CheB, with protein MAAVTPIMASHSRPQVRAMVVDDSVVVRTVIERILNSDPAFSVVHKTNSAEHALCYLAGHEVDLILLDIELPGQSGLSALPAFLRANPHGKVVILSGNCEEGSGAAIEALALGASDIFAKPGSGSFGEAFPRSLIERLSRLFSANSVPLENSPPVLRAATQASAPLACLGIGASTGGIHALGQLFAGMSEPPGAPILLTQHLPASFTSYFVQQLARMTSLRVKVGEQGELLAPNTVYVAPGDANLQVRRGLYGRVMVTLNPQRTAAGNLPGVDPMFTSMAEAYGPGAAGIVLTGMGRDGTVGGHDIVAAGGWIVAQNETSSVVWGMPGSVAAAGLSCALLDPYAIMDFVARRGKSRGLKH; from the coding sequence ATGGCCGCCGTTACGCCGATCATGGCAAGCCACAGCAGACCGCAGGTCCGCGCGATGGTTGTCGATGATTCGGTCGTCGTGCGAACGGTGATCGAGCGGATATTGAACAGCGATCCCGCCTTTTCCGTGGTTCACAAGACCAACAGCGCTGAACATGCGCTGTGCTATCTGGCCGGGCACGAAGTCGATCTGATCCTGCTGGACATCGAACTGCCGGGGCAAAGCGGTCTATCGGCCCTGCCGGCCTTTCTGCGCGCCAACCCGCACGGGAAGGTGGTCATCCTGTCGGGCAATTGCGAGGAAGGCAGCGGGGCGGCGATCGAGGCGTTGGCGCTAGGCGCGAGCGATATATTCGCGAAGCCTGGCAGCGGCAGCTTCGGCGAGGCATTTCCCCGATCGCTGATCGAGCGGCTGTCCCGCCTATTCAGCGCCAATTCCGTTCCGCTTGAGAACAGCCCGCCGGTCCTGAGAGCGGCGACACAGGCAAGCGCTCCACTGGCCTGCCTGGGCATCGGCGCGTCGACCGGGGGCATCCATGCTTTAGGACAGTTGTTTGCGGGCATGTCGGAGCCCCCAGGAGCGCCGATTCTGCTAACACAGCATCTGCCGGCCAGCTTCACATCCTATTTCGTGCAACAGCTTGCCCGGATGACCAGCCTGCGGGTGAAGGTCGGCGAGCAGGGAGAGTTGCTGGCGCCCAACACGGTCTATGTCGCGCCGGGCGACGCCAATTTGCAGGTGCGCCGGGGTCTTTACGGGCGAGTGATGGTGACGCTGAACCCTCAGCGGACGGCCGCGGGCAATTTGCCGGGCGTTGATCCGATGTTCACCAGCATGGCTGAAGCCTACGGGCCGGGGGCCGCGGGAATCGTGCTCACCGGCATGGGCCGCGACGGCACAGTCGGCGGGCATGACATCGTCGCCGCGGGCGGCTGGATCGTGGCGCAGAATGAAACGAGCAGCGTCGTCTGGGGCATGCCCGGGTCGGTAGCTGCAGCGGGCCTGAGCTGCGCGTTGCTGGACCCCTATGCCATCATGGATTTCGTCGCGCGGCGCGGAAAGAGCAGAGGTTTGAAACATTGA
- a CDS encoding chemotaxis protein CheW: MDQLYLLATLAGTRVAVAAQEVEAVVKLADISPVPGMPAHVAGLSALRSRVLTIIDVPALICGAPTPLLQRGLAIIADISGHSYGLMVDAVHDICQVPEGNLPLRGQLDRAWAPYALAIVEQYGHPHLLVSLASFIETGLLAQAA; the protein is encoded by the coding sequence ATGGACCAGCTTTATCTTCTGGCGACCCTGGCGGGCACACGCGTCGCCGTCGCCGCTCAAGAGGTGGAGGCGGTAGTGAAGCTTGCCGACATCTCACCCGTACCAGGCATGCCCGCGCATGTGGCGGGACTTTCGGCCCTGCGCAGCCGCGTGCTCACGATCATCGACGTTCCCGCCCTGATCTGTGGCGCACCCACGCCGTTGCTTCAGCGAGGCTTGGCGATCATCGCCGACATTAGCGGGCACAGCTATGGCCTGATGGTCGATGCCGTGCACGACATCTGCCAGGTGCCCGAAGGCAACCTGCCCCTCCGTGGCCAGCTTGATCGCGCCTGGGCGCCTTACGCGCTGGCGATCGTCGAACAATATGGGCACCCGCACCTGCTCGTTTCACTCGCCAGCTTTATCGAAACGGGTTTGCTGGCGCAGGCTGCATAA
- a CDS encoding response regulator, with translation MKNCLVVDDSKVIRKVARHILESLDLSVSEAVDGQDALTQCEAAAPDVVLLDWNMPVMSGMEFLQALSTAKVAARPKIIFCTTENGISHIKAAVEAGADEYVMKPFDRETLESKLAIVGVI, from the coding sequence ATGAAAAACTGCCTGGTAGTGGATGATTCCAAGGTCATTCGTAAAGTTGCGCGGCACATATTGGAATCGCTCGATCTGTCGGTGAGCGAGGCCGTCGATGGACAAGATGCGTTGACCCAGTGCGAAGCGGCGGCACCGGACGTGGTCCTGCTCGACTGGAACATGCCGGTCATGAGCGGCATGGAATTTCTCCAGGCATTGTCCACCGCGAAGGTCGCCGCGCGGCCGAAGATCATCTTCTGCACCACCGAGAATGGCATCAGCCACATCAAGGCGGCGGTGGAAGCCGGGGCCGACGAATATGTGATGAAGCCATTTGATCGCGAGACGCTGGAAAGCAAGCTGGCGATCGTCGGCGTCATCTAG
- a CDS encoding superoxide dismutase, with protein sequence MAFVLPDLPYTRDAFGDILSAETFDYHHGKHHNAYVTKANELVAADPALQGKSLVELIRTSKGALFNQVGQIWNHSFYWLSLSPQKKQPTGTLLNLINEGFGSVDALIEKLKAEAVGHFASGWAALILNEGKLEVTSYHDADTPVAHGHTPLLILDVWEHAYYIDYRNLRPNYADRVLKEAIDWDFVAQNLDGEGVSRADQPG encoded by the coding sequence ATGGCCTTTGTTCTGCCCGACCTTCCCTATACCAGGGACGCCTTTGGCGACATTCTTTCCGCAGAAACCTTCGACTATCACCATGGCAAACACCATAATGCCTATGTGACCAAGGCCAATGAACTGGTCGCCGCCGACCCTGCACTTCAGGGCAAGTCGCTGGTCGAACTAATCCGCACCAGTAAGGGCGCGCTGTTCAACCAGGTTGGCCAGATCTGGAATCACAGCTTCTACTGGCTGTCGCTCTCGCCCCAAAAGAAGCAGCCGACCGGCACGCTGCTCAACCTCATCAACGAAGGCTTCGGTTCGGTCGATGCCTTGATCGAGAAGCTTAAGGCGGAAGCCGTCGGCCATTTCGCCAGCGGTTGGGCTGCGCTGATCCTGAACGAAGGCAAGCTGGAAGTGACCAGCTATCATGACGCCGACACGCCCGTCGCACATGGCCATACGCCGCTGCTGATCCTCGATGTGTGGGAACATGCCTATTATATCGACTATCGCAACCTGCGCCCCAACTATGCCGATCGGGTGCTGAAGGAAGCGATCGATTGGGACTTCGTCGCGCAGAACCTTGATGGCGAAGGCGTGAGCCGCGCCGATCAGCCCGGCTGA
- a CDS encoding J domain-containing protein, which yields MARSSRSNDWGFPRWRSYGSSREAQQVRLCDRHGCDRPGDCPAPKSPNSRERWYFCTDHAAEYNRNWDYFQGLDQEEREQRERAERRDSSGFQSSAYHGWGGPGDGSRSRDELHALKALELEDDADFEAVKKSWRRLAKENHPDVKPGDAEAAIRFHTIQAAYEVLRSAEERRSWKPREPAD from the coding sequence ATGGCAAGAAGCAGCCGATCAAATGACTGGGGCTTTCCCCGCTGGCGCAGCTACGGCTCATCGCGTGAGGCGCAGCAGGTGCGCCTCTGCGATCGGCATGGTTGCGACAGGCCCGGCGATTGCCCCGCCCCCAAGTCCCCCAACAGCCGCGAGCGCTGGTATTTCTGCACCGACCATGCGGCCGAATATAACCGGAACTGGGACTATTTTCAGGGCCTGGATCAGGAAGAACGAGAGCAACGAGAGAGGGCGGAGCGCCGCGACTCCAGCGGATTTCAGAGCAGCGCCTATCATGGCTGGGGTGGACCGGGCGACGGCAGCCGGTCGCGGGACGAGTTGCATGCGCTAAAAGCGCTGGAACTTGAGGATGACGCCGATTTCGAAGCAGTGAAGAAAAGCTGGCGACGGCTGGCGAAGGAAAATCATCCGGATGTGAAACCCGGCGATGCGGAGGCTGCGATCCGCTTTCACACTATCCAGGCCGCTTATGAGGTGTTGCGCTCGGCTGAGGAGCGGCGCAGCTGGAAGCCCCGGGAGCCGGCGGATTGA